ACGtttcgaaattaaatcattttagtTGATCATAAGCAATGGCTTCGTgcagtaaaaacaaaacagaaaccacaaaaaaatcATCAAATCAGCGGCCATCTCGgcttttaaatgatttttataaCACTTCTACATGGCAGCTTTtcaataaaacaacaaaaaatcaatgaattttatggcgtggcaaaaatttaatGACATCAATCGAACTCCCTCCCCATTGTTTCGCTTTTCTAATATACAAAAAGGCTTTAATGGATTTTTTGTTCGCCTCGATTCGGTTTcgtatttccatttatttaagCATATAAACGTTaccataaaaacaacaaacatggGCTCCCTGAAATCGTGTTAAAAGTAGACTAATGGGTTTTAATTTAAGCCAACGAACCTTGTAAAATGCCAAGCTTTTCTTCCCCCTGCAAAAACAAcggaaaagtcaaccaaataattgaataattgtACGCCGGCCAacgagtgagtgtgtgtcttTAATGAACTTTCTCCGCCGTTcattcaaaattaaatcacTTTACGCACTTTAGACTCCGCCTTTCCAGAGCTTCGATAGCGCAGCTCCGAGATTTTTATCTCCATTCAAAGCGGCGccttaaacaaacaacaatttgcccgttttttgattttttctattttgtcTACACTCAAACGCATGTATCTTGAAGATACATTTGCGTGCCAATGGCGTAATTTACCACTTAACATATCAATTGTGCGGCTATTAATCAAACAACAGACGAGCCGGGGCTTGGGGCCTCTGACTCCGACTCTGACTCTGGATTCCTGCTTTGATTTGTACGCATCGGTTGTCAAACAAGTGAGACAAAAGCTGAAAAGATGTATAAAACTTCACGCACATATGTACCTAAAAAATCTGTGAATCAGTCTAggattttatacattttatttggtctctttatttaaattcttttacaAAATTGAAGGTACAGAACTTGTATTCGTGGtttatcattatttatttcattttatattagTTTcagcaattataaaatattataattcaaCTAAAGTCTTCTAGCCAAATAAATACGTTTTTCTAAGTGCACCAACAGATATTTCTCATATCGTAAATGTCCATCAAAGTCCACAAGCAGCGTGTCAAATCATAATAGGAGCATAAAGAGTAGAATTTTTAACACCTCACTCCTCCGCACTggagttttttttgttcgctcCCTGGATACTGGATACAGTGGCCCCCCCTCGttccattttatttcacttattttgtattcaaccCGGTCTCATTGGCAGTTGGACATCCCATCAGAGGGCGATCGATCGATAAATGCTGCGGCATTCCTCCGGCACTCGCCCCGAAAACTATTCCATTGAGGCTGTCAGATGACGCCGtctaattgcttttgtttgctcCACTAAGGTGCCTAACGAACTCGAGTGCACGGAGCCACAGAAAATATAACAACTCAATTcgaaaagcgaaacaaatATCTCGAACTCCTTCACTTGATAGGTGGCGATGAGGCTACGGAGTGGCGGGAAAACACTTAAGCGCCAAAGTGTATCTTTGATCTTTTCAAGATGAACAACTGACCCCACTCGACTGCTGTTGATGGCCGATTTTTGGGGCAGAAGGGCTTGAAATTGGAATTGGGGCTTTAGAGCGCTGCTTTATTCACCAGGTTGTTCTAAAGGCTTGGAAACAGAACCAGGGAGTTAGTGGTTCCCATGTACTAAGTAATTTTTAGGTATCTTggataattaattataattaaaagttatttgCTCATTCCGAGAATTCTTCACTTATATGTTACAAGTTACTATACCAAAAAAATCTTATATcaatatgtatgttttttggTGGCATAATgttacaaacatttttttttaaatgcattacatttatatattttaatttttatttatttaggttTGGAAAGGCAGATTCAGAATGTTGCATTTGTGTAGCTttcataaacaataaaaaagtaatttgatTAGCAAACGAGCAAATGATAAAAGtcatttaaagtatttatttcgtaaacaaatctaaaaaaaacaaaattaataaacactACTTTACTCCTTTTTGAAATTCCCATAATCAAAATTTTAGCCGATTCAGCGCACGAACTTGTGCGACACCTAGCGCCTGGCAGCCAAAGCCCTGAATTCTACATGTACTACTTGCACGCTTTTTACACCGTCTTAACATGTTGCATACTTTACAGATAATACAATTCTTAGGGTATTACACATTATGTAATTATACCTCCCATGTAagatatatgtaaaatataaagGTTGATAATAAAAGGTAACAAAATGTTGTCTTATTTTATATGCCAATAACTGAATTGGTTCGGATtcgtttaaatttatttgaatttcttcgccactttatttttttaaattcataattttatgGATATCActagtcgatctggccaagtccatctgtccgtcaTCCTCTCTGTCTCTATGAACGCTGTGAACTTTAAAAGTTAGAAAGATAGGATTAGGAATTCAGTCTTGTTATACAAGTTTTGCAACGCCAGTCTTACGCCTGCTAACCGCTCAATACTTTTGAAATGGATTTTGgttctattttattatttgtttcgCCAACTTCTACTGATTTTTTACGAAATTTCTACCATGCACTTCCTCTTTCATAGTTACAGGTATCTGATTGTCGAGAAAATCTACTATAGTGTTTTTATACAGGCTGATGTTGTAACAGAAAGAGGTTTTTTAGGCGGTGGTTTTATCTTTCATGATTAAAATTATCGCAATGATCATGGTCGGCTgataaaaacacatttttagtTACTTACGGAAAAAGAttgtaaccaaaaaaaagagattgCTTAAACCATTATAAGATAGGTTCCAAGGAGATATCCTATTATTATATACCAGTAAATCCCATAATGAAGAAAAACCACTTTTGCCTTATTTTCTGAccacttatatattttcgatGCTGTTTCTGTTAGCAAAATTTGTCATTCGGCTTTATTGTGTATTGAATGGCTTGACTTAGGCCTATGGGAAATTCCAACACCTTGCACATTttgtaattgttatttttttaaagcaataacattttgtaaatgttttccattttttgttttgtatattttcttttcgggGGCAGTAGgaataaaaattgcaaatttataCATACGTACGCGCGttctaaaaacaataaagtaaCAAATGTCTTAGGATGCATACATTTTGTCTATTTCTCATATGTACTTTTTCCtcttgtatatgtatatgttgtTGTATATGTACGTTATTTATAATAGCCATATAATTAGTTAGAAGTAAGCATACTATCTGTACAGAGAtttctcattttgttttattgagtTAAGAGCTGAGAGCGTGGAAAATCGCAATGGAGTCTTCAGGCCTCAATCCTTCAAGATGATGCTGAAAGCAAGGGAATTTCGccattaaatacaattttgagAAATCACTACAGCTTTGAAAACGTTATAAAGCCATCAAAAAGTGTGCAATAAACCAATCGAGTTCCTAGGTGAACAAATTTAATGCGCACAGAATAGAAAGATGCATACTTTTGGACACCTTTGTATATGATTTCAAGCCCATGGATATAGTTACATTCGTTTCCTTAGAGATTTTCGCTTTCTGCGCAGTTTTTTGTATGTGAATTTGCTCGGTGAGATTTTGTAGTCTTCATCGAATTCCTGTTCGAGTTTTATTAGGTTTTGTAAGTTCAGCTGGCAGTCCTGGCGGGAAACCAAAGCGTGTTAGAAGGACAATTTGTGTAGGAAGGACGATTTGTGTACCAACCTCTAGGTTCTTAAAGTGCCAGCGAGAATCGTCGGGGGATCCTCCATCGCTGGTCAGTTCGCTGAGACAGGTGCGCATAGTTGGCCAGCACTGGCAGCGTTTATTGGTGATCTCGCAGCCCGGCTCCAAAACAATCGAATCGCTGTCGGAACAATTATCGTGCTGACTGTAGGTCAGTGCGGTCAGGTGCTGCAAATCTATTTGGAAAAACAAGCAACACAAACACGATTATTAACACCAAACGGATGAAAAGATGAAAAGAGAAACATTTCTGGGGCGTATTAATCACACATTAAATGGTAATTAAGCCCCACAATGAACTTTGATTCTTAGCGCATTAAAAGAGATTATGgtggcttttatttattttaaattatgcgGGGCCTATATAAGCCGACCCAACTCTCAGTTTTCGCTTTAGTTTGGCATAATGCTTGCccggttttcatttttggtgATATTTCTTCGCCTGCAATTGGGATTGGCAAAGGTTTGTTGTAATTGCCCcgcataaaaattaaaaaaaagaaaactttacCCGCCAGAACAACTATGACATTGTAATCAAATCACTGAGCTGCCAAATTATAGCCAAGACATATGTCAATAGCTTAGAATGTCTACTTGTGCGACAAAGGACTGGCGTAGTATCGGCAAAATTTAGTTTAAACCAAACCATCGAGCACTTTGACGTACTGGCAACATTTGATTTGATGAAAAAGGATAAAAGCCGCATGAATATAGCCGATATTAAGATGGACGGATGCAAATACTTGGGCTCGATGTACCAAAACAACATCGttggcaaattgtttaaaaggCTCAAATCTGTCAGCAATTTACCAGCCAACTGTCCGGTTTTAAAGGTTAGTGAAATATACATCCTTCAACGCTCTTTGTTCAATTACTATAGTTTACCCGTTCAAATTTGGAAATGGTTTAGGATAATATTTCTATGAAACATTAGCTTTCCATTTACAATTTGAGAACTTCAGCTCTTAGCAAAACATGTTTCGATGACAACAAGCCAGGAAAGCAATTTAATGAAATAGCACTTCCGCTTGTTTTTTAGAGCTAGCCAAACTTTGCCCCTGTCCAGCAGGATGAAGACAAATATTTTCCCTTGAGATACaactttcaataaataaaagcaaatatttgtcaaCATTTCGTGTGGTGGCACTCTTGTCCAACGAAACTATTTAGAATTGAACAACATTTTGCAGTTAtttcatttaccatttaccatctaccattttccattttcattgcaAATTGCCGCACAACCGGGCCGCATTAATTCCCCAAACACGATTATACACAAAACCCCGATTCGATGCCATCAAATTATGCAGGGAAAACTGTACGAGATCCGCAACTATACATTCATTTCGGACGAATTCCCGCCAGGAGCTCCGCAGTCCAAATGGCAAGTGCGAATGAAAATGCTGAAGAGCTCCGCACTGGTTGCGGACATATCAATTGAGGGCGCTGTGGTCTATAATACGTGATGTTAATGCATAATGGATGCGACTAAATACGAATGCTCCATAACCATATCCCGCTTGCTGGAGCTGCCCCCTGTccctatttattatttttgtaagtGCTAAATGCACACTGGAAAAACTACACTCTTTTGACTTTTCGGTTTTGACTTCAAAACGTAGCTTTCTTCTGCCAAGCAATAAATGAAACTGTACTGCATTAATAGCTCATATACTCACTGAAGTTTTACTGTCCCAAGACAATACGATTTATaagaaaattacaattaaatgaagttgaatttcaaattattgCAAGGATAAAagacttttattattatctatCTGTGAGTATTATTATGTTATCTGTGAGTAGTTAGTTAGGAGACCTTTTCTGAGTGCACATTTGTAGTGTATAGATAAAACTAAGGACTCACCCATGCACACGCCCAATCCGCTGCTAATGGGCAGCTTGGTCACACACTGCAAGGGCGGCTCACATTGACCGGAAAATCCGCCCGGGCCGCCGCAGGATTCGCCCAAAGTTTTGGCGCATATGCGGCAACATCTGCGAATAGTTGGAGGTATATGACATATAGTATAAATGGATGTGGGCATAATCCTCGCAATGGACTATGGATAGAAGGAATCCCAGTGGTAATTGATTAGATTCCGTCTTCGATTCGATAAGCGTTAACAATTAGTTAACACTCTGTACTGAGAGTGAGATGAGGAGAAGGAGCCATCTGTGTGCCTGATGTGAATTCCAATCAGTACATTACGTGACTCACGATGCGAAATGGTTGGGAATTTAGACGAGACGCTCTGATGTCTGACGCTCTTAATTATATCAATGCCAATTATTAAGATCGTGGTGAGCTTATAAATTTGTGACCATTTCATGCTCAGTTAAGTAATAGTTAGTATGGAAACGTCACACCTCTCTCCGAAACCATTTAACTAAactatttaaatgaaataaaaaaatgaggTATGATGTAATATTTATGCGAATAATGATCTAATATGTAATGTTATAGCAAAGTTTCGGTATTTGTAGtgaataaacaagagagaatgctttctgatacctgttactcagctggtggaagtgcgaaggaaaaatttcaacactaactgtttttttgttaaatcgatgaaaattaacaagactaataaaacaacaaaattgcaatagactgcgtctatgtccctggaaaCTGTAAGCTTAATcgcaactttctagctttatagttcctgagatctcgacgtacatacggacagacagacggacggacagacggacatggccagatcggctcggctattgatcctgatcaagaatatatatactttatatggtcggaaacgcttccttctgctatgttacatacttttcaacgaatctagtatacccttttactctactagtaacgggtataataagaaGTTTATTCAATCATAAAATCATGTGAGTTTAACACTTGTATAAGTTGTGAATATGTAtacctaaaataaaaacgttgATAATCCCGTTGGGCAATCATCCAAGTTTTAGGATTACGCGccattaaattgatttctgttgttttggccACCATGGTGCATCCAACGATAATGTTACGAAAATACAGCTTTTTTGTGtgaaatgcaatcaaaacAACGAAGCTTTGTGCATTAAACCTAATTCAGAGTTTGCCTATTTATCTTGGAAACCAACATATTGGTAAAGGTACAACCCGAAATTAAAACATGTGTTAATTGGTTTGATTACATCACGATTTCCAAAAAAGgttaaccaaaacaaaatgtaggccctataaacaaaaaaattaaaattaaaacattaatacCAAAAGTCACAAGTTTACCAGATTACCAAACCAAAATGAAAGTGTAACAGAGCCAGACCGCTGGAATAAAGCCTGATATCAATTTTCCCATTGGCTTACATACAAAATGGATGGCATGTGCAGGCCGGAATCGTTTTAATTGGAGCTCTGGGAGCGGGACTTACTTGCAGGGATCCCAAAGCATTAGTCCTTTTCCGGGGCAGTCGGGTGAGCGGATCACGTCGCACTCCTTCGGATTGCAGTAGCATTTGAGGCCATTTACCACGTGGTTGCTGCCGCCAGATGCTGCCATAACCAGGAGCAGATAGCACCACAAGTAGATGAGCAGCGCGCTCACGTTCAGGCGGCCAAAATAACTTCCGTTCGAGCGCATCCTAAGCGGAAGCTTGGCATTGTTGTGCTGCTGTTTGGCATCGACCCCCTTCTTCCGCTCCCCCTCTGACGTCCTTGTGCGTACATCCTGCTCCAGGACCACGCCCCTCCTCCCCACGCCTCTGGCACTTCCGCCCATTTATAGGCAATTTTTATTGCGCCCTGTTGGCTCTACGGTGCGTTCGCGTTCCACTGCCTCCAATGATGACGATGTTGTTGATGATGAGGATGCCTGGCAAGGATTCTGGAGCTGGATTTGACTGCGGGACCGGCGCAGGCAATTTGCATGTTGACTGCAAAGGGCAAGAGCGTTCTTAGATGattaaaatgccataaacTGCGGACAGGACCTCTGTGCCCAATCCCCAAATAGCTCCAGAATTGGCGTtttacaattgaaaatttgCGGAAATCGCTCGCCGGtctaatttcattaaattttcattgACGTCTGCCTACTGTTCGATGgtcataaatttgtaaaatggTTCCGCAATTTCGGTAAATTGAAATATCCTAAAATGGCGACACTTTATGCGCTAATCAAATTATTCATGAATAAGAACACTTTTGAACTCTGATAagcaacatttaattttaaacaccactcataaattccattttctttttctttaatgTAAGGGAAGGGTTTCGAGCGTtagaataaattaaatacgaaATAAAGTGCATAGTTTTCTACCAATTTCGTGTTGGGCCATAAATTAGTAATTAGAGGCTTACATAACTTTTAGATgcaatacaatttaaattaacacggttttaattaaaattaagcaaaaccAATTTACTGTTatgtaaaatgcattttagcAATCTTATAAATTTGTGATTTAAACCGATTGTAATGCCAGAAAAGCTTTGTTAAtcaaaaaaattgtaaagGTCAATGTGGTGCTTCCAATGTGATGCTATATCcacagaaaatgttttttaattgactATGAAAACTTTCACAGAAACTTAATCAgattcaaattaaaaagtcaTTTTTGAAAGCAAGCTCGACTTATTTGTCCATCAGTTGGAAAAAGTTTCCCCAGCCGTGCTCCCAATTAAAGTTTTCCCATTCAACTTGATGACACCAtcgacattttttttaatcaatGTCTGCTCAAGCTGGCTTCAAATCGCACTTCGGCGACTTCGCAGGCTTAATTAACCAAAACGTGGTCAGGGCCAAAATCAGAGCCTGGAAAATGAACCGCTGCCCATGCagcacaaaaaaggaaaaatacatcgaaacagaaaacagaactttggaaattaatttcaacgaATCCCCAAAAAGTGTGCCACATGCCAAAAAGTTGTTGAAAATTCAACACAGAAAGAGACGGAACGACGCCTTTGCGAAAGAGACAGCATGAGGGGGAAATCGAATTTGTTGGAACACATgcctaactaatttgtatttaaacgTTTGATGTTCTGTGACTTCTACCACTCCACACTCATACAGAAGCGTACAGGGCTAGAATATATTGTCGGAATTGTTGCTCACTTTATTTGCTGGGAAAtcaatggaaaaataataagctTTCGGTAATTGCAGCTCGGTTTTGATCGctgttttgtgtattttctctatttttcgGATGAGTAATGCTTTCACTTTGCCTTGGCCGAAAGAACACTCGAAGTTATTGCCTTGGCTGTTGTTTTTCCAGTTGCCTGTCAACCACTTTCAATTTGGCATTcaattgttgttgtgtttttttaacAACGCCACTGACACAGTCACAAATTCtcctcacaaacacacactgcACACAAACAGAAGCACACCTCGTTACACCTAACGATAGACGTTTAGGACTAGCACTCGATGTACTATATACGCTATAGTAGTGCCGTGGCCCTTGTTGTTGTCGCTATCCTGACGATAAACTCTCGGTTCCGACGCTTTCCAATGAATTTTTCATGCGCTTTTGTCTGCCGCACGCGGCCATTTAAGGCGAGAGACTGAACTAACCTGCTGCCGCCGTCGCTGCACAGACCATTTGCCAGTTAGAACGGACATATATCGCTCCGATTTCGGGATTTTCCAgtgtttttcttcttgtttctGGTGCCCACAGAAGAATATCCCCCTATTTCCTCTCACCACGCAGGCGCTTTCGCCGTTGAGCCTGGAAGGCACTGTAATCAGACACAACACGCGAAGGACCCTCGTCGTACTTCTGAATTTCGGGTTCACACGGTGGCTGTTTTCGGAATAATCCCGGTAAGAGATTGAGGAAAATTTCCCACTTTTATTTGAAACTGAATTCTTCGGCCTCAAGCGCTATTTAACTCagaaatttaacatttatttactgTATATGTGTTTATAGATGTTAGCGACTATTAAGGTCTCGTTACAATATAATGCGCAGGTATTTaatcattattttgttttatttttaaatgctttctgTCGACCTAGATATCATTTGTTACATTTGACTCATTGTTCTAGGGTACCCGTCCTATAACAAGGATTGAATTAGATGAATATCCATTCAAATAGTTGAATACAGGGACCAGTATTTTTAGATCCCAACTTCCGATGGCGCATAAACAGCGCATTAGCGAACAGTTCTTGATGATAATGGCGCGACGAGAGCAAACAGCGGATGCAGAAACATCCTTCATATAAagtcatttttgtttattataattacaaataaagagcAGGATGCAGGGTCTTAAGACTAAGCTGATTTCGGGAAGGGCGTAGCCGAGATTCTCTGACAGGGCCTATCGCGAAAGCGGGCTAATGGCCAATTTAAAAGTATGAAAGTCAGGTCGTTTGTCttgtgattattttgtatacgtTTTTTTAAGCTGCTCGCAGTTTAGGCCGCAACTGTGATGATGAGACAGCCGTAGCCGTGTCAGCTGCTAATAAGCATCGCTCTAAGCAATTTGCCTCCAATAAAAGCCACACACCGCACAGGCCTATCGAGTGAAGACCGCATCCCTGCCATTTTAGCCCCCCTTTCTGGTAAAAAGCAGGGCAAAAACTTGCAACTTTTCCAATTAGCGTAAAACAGACGTTTGAGTCCAAAAGTACACGAGAGAGTTCAAGTCCGAGCTGCAGAGATGTGGGTGGGTGCCCACGTACGCCACCCTCCACCCACACCGAAATTTCCACCGAAGATGAGTCCAATGCCACAGTAAATGTTGCGTAAAACAACTGCGGACCCGGGCTGCCGAATATACCCATTCCCGGAAACGCCACTGAGCATCCACCCAACACCCTCAGATTTACAATTGGGCAAAAGAGCAATCGGGAATTATGAGCGGGCAAACTTTTTCAGCAACAATAATGGAACGTAAAGAAAACGCTCAACCCACCAAACgtaaaaaatttaagaaaaaaaactaaaccaaaaatatgaaaatttcgGTGCAGAGTTGAAAAAAATTGGTAATCAATGCGATGTTCCAGTGGGAGTCAAAACATCCGGTCAAGACgaaaaagttatatttttttaaacaacaTGTTGAATGCCTACAAAAAGTTCctctttataatttataaatgcaatggagtttataaaaagaaaatgaaaatacagcAAACAAGAacatattataaaaaataatgttaacAAAGCATtatttgtacatataaataGTTTGAGCTACAATTATATACTATCAATTATGGGGTTCGCACGGTAGGGAGCTTCATTCCTTTACTCCTGAATTAATCTTGATAATATATTCGAATTAAAGTTTCAAGTTATAAAATTTACTTACTATCTTTCGATTTACATGTAGGTGTTTAGTAGTGCATCTAAagcttttcaattgaaatgcaatagtacgtcatttaatttataaccGTTTTTTCCTGTGCGGTTCGATGGCCACgcaaaaaatatggaaaactTATGCGCTCAACTTGATACGCTGCAAAAAGTAAATGTGCAACAATGGTGCGTGAGAGGTGGGTGGTGAATTGGGTGGTGGTAGCAGCAGCTTAAATTGTAAGTGCCCCACCCCATACAATGCAGAATTTCTGCTATTAATTCTTGAACAATTGCCAGAGGCAAAAGTTTGCTTCAATGGTCGGGGAAAAAAGAACGAAGACTGCAAGTGGAAAAGAGACTTCCCGCAGTCGGTGcacacatttattttcaatgtttcaTTACTTAACAACTTTTTGATGACAGTTTTATTggcatttaaacaaaaattgaagtGTTCTCCTCAGCCATACatattttccacaatttttgttctctttgctgggtttttgttttctgagTACGtcataaaacattaaacacGAGAAAAACGCACACAAAAAGTTTTCTACGATTGGAGAGGCTGCGGCTGGAAAATGAAACCATCAAAGCCGGGCGGAAAATGGCGATGGAAAAGGAGATTTTCATGTTTAAATCCACGCTGGGTGGCTTGTAATCTGCATTATATTGAGGTATTCAACTTCTGATAGAAGCAACACGCCCTGCAAAAGTTGGATAAACTTTaatgcacaaacacaaaaatgtgATTCAAATAAAGTTGCACAGCCTGAGTATGCTTCAGAAACATCTAAATGTTAACTTCAAGAGGGAGAGATAAAATCAAGACAAAGTAAAAGATTTCAATAGGAGATATAAATTGAGATATTCTGTTGAAGTACAATTAAAATCCGTCGGCATTTTTAGGCTCTAttttttcattgatttaatgATACCTACTTCAAACACATGAACTATTTTTCATCTCCTAATGCCAAATGTATTCTACGCACTTGAAatggagaaaataataaaataattggaTGTGGTAAGATTGTTGGtacttttgtattttaaataaatcgttTTGCCAATGCAAATCTTTGGAATGGAAATACACCTTTTTTAGGTAAAAGAAACAACATATTTTAAGTGAAGAATTAATAATTGTATCCCgaatatattcattttgtgtaaatttaaaaacttttgtttctGATTGTCCACTAATCAACGTTGATCCTCAGCCCGCTCGTATCGTCTTCGTGGCCAGCCAATTAACCACTATTTcgtaataaatttgaattacaaattaatGCAAGCCAATCCTGGCtggggaaaatataaaaaccaaatttacgCAACGCCCcacaatttattttgagccaTTTTTTAAGGGATTTCTTCGAGGGTAATTTGCGTGTTTTTTTCGCCGCTTGGATATTACTGTCCCCGGATTTTGAGGGTTAGGAGTCTGCGGATTGGGGTGCAGAATGTCCGCAACGGCCGAGTAATTTGC
This genomic interval from Drosophila teissieri strain GT53w chromosome 3L, Prin_Dtei_1.1, whole genome shotgun sequence contains the following:
- the LOC122616627 gene encoding cysteine-rich motor neuron 1 protein, with the translated sequence MGGSARGVGRRGVVLEQDVRTRTSEGERKKGVDAKQQHNNAKLPLRMRSNGSYFGRLNVSALLIYLWCYLLLVMAASGGSNHVVNGLKCYCNPKECDVIRSPDCPGKGLMLWDPCKCCRICAKTLGESCGGPGGFSGQCEPPLQCVTKLPISSGLGVCMDLQHLTALTYSQHDNCSDSDSIVLEPGCEITNKRCQCWPTMRTCLSELTSDGGSPDDSRWHFKNLEDCQLNLQNLIKLEQEFDEDYKISPSKFTYKKLRRKRKSLRKRIIILKD
- the LOC122616376 gene encoding uncharacterized protein LOC122616376 — translated: MLARFSFLVIFLRLQLGLAKNNYDIVIKSLSCQIIAKTYVNSLECLLVRQRTGVVSAKFSLNQTIEHFDVLATFDLMKKDKSRMNIADIKMDGCKYLGSMYQNNIVGKLFKRLKSVSNLPANCPVLKGKLYEIRNYTFISDEFPPGAPQSKWQVRMKMLKSSALVADISIEGAVVYNT